The Manihot esculenta cultivar AM560-2 chromosome 1, M.esculenta_v8, whole genome shotgun sequence genome has a window encoding:
- the LOC110627580 gene encoding granule-bound starch synthase 1, chloroplastic/amyloplastic-like: protein MATATAAQFVSMSSHLSNHPSEPKANSGLMGLRSQSTTHHGLRYLNKIDKLQMRTQSKVQKKVSATENVRPSGKIICGHGMNLVFVGAEVGPWSKTGGLGDVLGGLPPALAARGHRVMTVSPRYDQYKDAWDTSVVVEIRVGERNETVRFFHCYKRGVDRVFVDHPLFLEKVWGKTGSKIYGPKAGLDYKDNQLRFSLLCLAALEAPRVLNLNSCKNFSGPYGEDVVFIANDWHTALLPCYLKTFYQPSGIYRTAKVAFCIHNIAYQGRFSFSEFSQLNLPDKFRSSFDFIDGYNKPVKGRKINWMKAGILESDKVLTVSPYYAQEVIDGIERGVELDNIIRKTGITGIINGMDVQEWNPATDKYISINYDATTVMKAKPLLKEALQAEVGLPVGADIPLIGFIGRLEEQKGSDILVAAISQLVEHDVQIVILGTGKSSFETQIEQLEVQYPDKARGLAKFNVTLAHMIIAGSDFMLIPSRFEPCGLIQLHAMRYGTIPIVASTGGLVDTVKEGYTGFHIGAFNVDCETIDPADVAAVVKTVGRAIATYTTSSLREMILNCMAQDFSWKGPARLWEKLLLSLEVADSEAGIEGEEITPLAMENVPAP, encoded by the exons ATGGCAACTGCCACAGCTGCACAGTTTGTCTCAATGAGCTCTCACTTGAGCAATCATCCATCAGAACCAAAAGCTAATTCGGGTCTGATGGGACTCAGGAGTCAAAGCACGACTCACCATGGTTTAAGATATCTGAACAAGATAGATAAGCTCCAAATGAGGACACAATCAAAGGTACAGAAAAAGGTATCTGCCACTGAGAATGTTAGGCCTTCTGGCAAAATCATTTGTGGGCATGGGATGAATTTGGTCTTTGTTGGAGCTGAAGTTGGTCCATGGAGCAAAACTGGTGGACTCGGTGATGTTCTTGGAGGACTTCCCCCTGCCTTGGCT GCAAGAGGGCACCGCGTCATGACAGTCTCTCCCCGCTATGATCAGTACAAGGATGCTTGGGACACCAGTGTCGTGGTGGAG ATTAGAGTTGGAGAAAGAAATGAAACTGTCCGCTTCTTCCACTGCTACAAACGAGGAGTTGATCGTGTGTTCGTGGATCACCCGTTGTTCCTTGAGAAG GTTTGGGGAAAAACTGGATCGAAAATCTATGGCCCAAAAGCAGGATTAGATTACAAGGACAACCAGTTGCGTTTTAGCTTGTTATGCCTA GCTGCTCTAGAGGCACCAAGAGTTCTGAACTTGAACAGCTGCAAAAATTTCTCAGGACCCTATG GAGAGGACGTTGTCTTCATTGCCAACGACTGGCACACGGCTCTGCTTCCGTGTTACCTCAAAACTTTTTACCAACCTTCGGGGATTTACAGAACTGCCAAG GTTGCCTTTTGCATCCACAACATTGCCTATCAGGGTAGATTTTCCTTCTCAGAGTTCTCACAACTCAATTTGCCTGATAAATTCAGGAGCTCTTTTGACTTTATTGATGG GTATAATAAGCCCGTGAAGGGAAGGAAAATCAATTGGATGAAGGCTGGGATATTGGAATCAGACAAGGTGTTGACTGTGAGCCCTTACTATGCTCAAGAAGTTATTGATGGAATTGAAAGAGGTGTGGAGCTGGATAACATCATTCGTAAAACTGGCATTACTGGCATTATAAATGGGATGGATGTCCAGGAATGGAATCCTGCTACAGATAAATATATTAGCATCAACTATGATGCCACAACT GTTATGAAGGCGAAACCTTTGTTAAAGGAAGCCCTTCAAGCAGAAGTCGGATTGCCTGTTGGTGCGGATATTCCTTTGATAGGCTTTATTGGTAGATTAGAAGAGCAGAAAGGTTCAGATATTCTCGTTGCAGCTATTTCCCAATTGGTTGAACACGACGTGCAGATAGTAATCCTT GGAACAGGCAAAAGTAGCTTTGAGACGCAGATTGAACAGCTGGAGGTACAGTATCCTGACAAAGCCAGAGGATTGGCTAAATTCAACGTCACCTTGGCTCACATGATCATAGCTGGTTCTGACTTTATGTTGATCCCAAGTAGATTTGAGCCCTGTGGTCTCATTCAATTGCATGCTATGCGATATGGAACA ATTCCCATTGTTGCTTCCACTGGTGGTCTAGTTGATACTGTTAAAGAAGGTTACACAGGATTCCATATTGGAGCCTTCAATGTTGAC TGCGAAACAATTGATCCAGCAGATGTAGCTGCAGTAGTAAAAACTGTGGGAAGAGCCATTGCCACTTATACCACCAGTAGTTTGAGAGAAATGATCCTGAATTGTATGGCCCAAGATTTTTCATGGAAG GGACCAGCCAGATTGTGGGAGAAGTTGCTCCTAAGCCTGGAGGTTGCTGACAGTGAAGCTGGAATTGAAGGGGAGGAAATCACACCTCTTGCTATGGAGAATGTTCCCGCTCCATGA